A genomic stretch from Symbiobacterium terraclitae includes:
- a CDS encoding ATP-binding protein — protein MAASPLPSFDSLLLYHDLLETPQGAAMAAFLGAAPRGGEEARMAYLRLVRTMYAADPVTGPTGDAWQDHLLHHLLRAENAFTRAAAGGSVPAALREAAAWDLRILEQLFRLSGPRCLAIAGGRSDGGSRGEVRLDGLPTWSGRIEGDAGPALAPGFREMARRLAEADDWAGLVDDLAAFHRAHGCGAVACSWFLTWDGRRLQVVEQPDVVDLDDLAGLVDQKKAVQENTEAFLRGGAGQNLLLYGPRGTGKSSLVRGLAPRYGEAGLRLVEVARERLGSLAELYRIVRKHPQRFILFLDDLTFEADDADYRAFKSLLEGALERRPPNLLLYVTSNRRHMVPERWADRNSPEDAEVHGQDALEERLSLADRFGRTILFLRPDQDEYLAIVEHLAARRGLPIGREELRDAARRWALWQNGLSGRAARQFVDELEAKRK, from the coding sequence TTGGCCGCATCACCGCTACCGAGTTTCGATTCCCTGCTGCTTTACCACGACCTGCTGGAGACCCCTCAGGGCGCGGCGATGGCGGCCTTCCTCGGGGCCGCACCGCGGGGCGGGGAGGAGGCCCGCATGGCCTACCTCCGCCTGGTGCGCACGATGTACGCAGCCGACCCCGTAACCGGCCCCACGGGTGACGCCTGGCAGGACCACCTGCTTCACCATCTGCTGCGCGCGGAGAACGCCTTCACCCGCGCCGCGGCCGGCGGGTCCGTGCCCGCCGCGCTGCGGGAGGCGGCGGCGTGGGATCTCCGCATCCTGGAGCAGCTGTTCCGCCTGTCGGGCCCGCGCTGCCTGGCGATCGCAGGCGGTCGGTCGGACGGCGGCTCCCGGGGTGAGGTGCGCCTGGACGGGCTGCCCACCTGGTCGGGCCGTATCGAGGGAGACGCGGGTCCCGCCCTTGCGCCGGGCTTCCGGGAGATGGCACGCCGGCTGGCCGAGGCGGACGACTGGGCCGGCCTGGTGGACGACCTGGCGGCGTTTCACCGCGCACACGGCTGTGGCGCCGTGGCCTGCTCCTGGTTCCTGACCTGGGACGGCCGGCGCCTCCAGGTCGTGGAGCAGCCGGACGTGGTAGACCTCGACGACCTGGCCGGCCTGGTGGATCAGAAGAAGGCCGTGCAGGAGAACACCGAGGCGTTCCTGCGCGGGGGCGCCGGGCAGAACCTGCTGCTCTACGGCCCCCGGGGCACCGGCAAGTCCTCGCTGGTCCGGGGGCTGGCGCCGCGCTACGGCGAGGCCGGGCTGCGGCTTGTGGAGGTGGCGCGGGAGCGCCTGGGGAGCCTTGCCGAGCTCTACAGGATCGTCCGCAAGCACCCGCAGCGGTTCATCCTGTTCCTCGACGACCTGACCTTCGAGGCCGACGACGCCGACTACCGGGCGTTCAAGTCGCTGCTGGAGGGCGCGCTGGAGCGGCGCCCGCCCAACCTGCTGCTCTACGTGACCTCCAACCGCCGGCACATGGTGCCCGAGCGCTGGGCCGACCGGAACAGCCCGGAGGACGCCGAGGTGCACGGCCAGGACGCCCTGGAGGAGCGGCTCTCGCTGGCGGACCGGTTCGGCCGGACGATCCTGTTCCTGCGTCCGGACCAGGACGAGTACCTGGCGATCGTCGAGCACCTGGCCGCCCGGCGGGGGCTGCCGATCGGGCGGGAGGAGCTCCGGGACGCCGCCCGGCGCTGGGCCCTGTGGCAGAACGGGTTGTCGGGCCGCGCCGCCCGGCAGTTCGTGGATGAACTGGAGGCGAAACGGAAGTAA
- a CDS encoding Hsp33 family molecular chaperone HslO encodes MENYIIRTLAFNRSVRIMFAETTGIARAVCSQGQVSGRALRAALATTVTAAGLLCGTLKDHQRLSLKVGASRPGCRIFAEVDSGGNVRGYLSDEWQTVPAPEIAGLSLPELIGTGGSLQVIKDLGMYRGFTGITDMPYGNIVDDLAHYFRQSEQTPTCFVCHVEFDGDDEIVACRGAMAQLLPGADEDSLREVEGILRAPAVADPERPVSELPALLPADTALLGIAPLRASCGCCREMFYPMLMSLGVADLKDAVASNRSLDVVCHACGCRYSFAPEEVAALLPRN; translated from the coding sequence ATGGAAAACTATATCATCAGGACGCTGGCCTTCAACCGCAGCGTCCGGATCATGTTCGCCGAGACCACCGGCATCGCCCGGGCCGTCTGCAGTCAGGGACAGGTGAGCGGCCGGGCCCTGCGCGCGGCGCTGGCCACCACGGTGACGGCCGCGGGCCTGCTCTGCGGCACCTTGAAGGACCACCAGCGCCTGAGCCTCAAGGTGGGGGCGAGCAGGCCGGGCTGCCGGATCTTCGCCGAGGTCGACTCCGGCGGCAACGTCCGGGGCTACCTCAGCGACGAGTGGCAGACGGTTCCTGCACCCGAGATCGCCGGGTTGTCGCTGCCGGAGCTGATCGGCACCGGCGGATCCCTCCAGGTGATCAAGGACCTGGGGATGTACCGGGGGTTCACGGGCATCACCGACATGCCGTACGGGAACATCGTGGATGACCTCGCCCACTACTTCCGCCAGAGCGAGCAGACACCCACCTGCTTCGTCTGCCACGTGGAGTTCGACGGGGACGACGAGATCGTCGCCTGCCGCGGTGCGATGGCGCAGCTGCTGCCGGGGGCGGACGAGGACAGCCTCCGCGAGGTCGAGGGCATCCTCCGCGCCCCCGCGGTCGCAGACCCGGAACGGCCTGTGTCCGAGCTGCCCGCGCTGCTGCCGGCCGACACGGCTCTCCTGGGCATCGCCCCCCTTCGGGCGTCGTGCGGCTGCTGTCGGGAGATGTTCTACCCCATGCTGATGAGCCTGGGCGTGGCGGACCTGAAGGATGCGGTGGCGTCCAACCGGAGCCTGGACGTCGTCTGCCACGCCTGTGGCTGCCGGTACTCGTTCGCGCCCGAAGAGGTGGCCGCGCTGCTCCCCCGGAACTAG
- a CDS encoding MerR family transcriptional regulator: MSGRGWKIGELARRVGLTVRTLHHYDRIGLFSPSHTTESGHRVYSDEDVRTLLQIISLKQLGFSLGEIRAMISDRGADPREMLELQLNRLDAEIAALTEVRDRVRRIYEHLQRGRPVSTEEIMAVAHALTLTRSPHFRREQVEDLRRRYLALDPAEQQRLFETGRRLVSEFRRCLSAGKPPDDPEVIALARRWKEATGALLPADEPLTQAAERYYRENPDAGLIFGMDGELYRYIKQAVSHE; the protein is encoded by the coding sequence GTGAGCGGGCGCGGCTGGAAGATCGGCGAACTGGCCCGGCGTGTCGGGCTGACGGTGCGGACGCTGCACCACTACGACCGGATCGGCCTGTTCTCGCCGTCGCACACCACGGAGTCGGGGCACCGGGTGTACTCGGATGAGGACGTGCGCACGCTCCTGCAGATCATCTCCCTCAAGCAGCTCGGCTTCTCGCTGGGCGAGATCAGGGCGATGATCAGCGACCGGGGCGCTGACCCCCGGGAGATGCTGGAGCTGCAGCTGAACAGGCTGGACGCGGAGATCGCGGCGCTGACTGAGGTGCGGGACCGCGTGCGGCGCATCTACGAACACCTGCAGCGTGGACGGCCGGTCTCCACGGAGGAGATCATGGCCGTGGCCCACGCGCTGACCCTCACGCGGAGCCCGCATTTCCGCCGGGAACAGGTGGAGGACCTGCGGCGGCGCTACCTGGCGCTGGACCCTGCTGAGCAGCAGCGGCTGTTCGAAACAGGCCGGCGGCTGGTCTCCGAGTTCCGCCGCTGCCTGAGCGCCGGCAAGCCGCCGGACGACCCCGAGGTCATCGCCCTGGCCCGGCGCTGGAAGGAGGCGACCGGGGCGCTGCTGCCTGCCGACGAACCGCTCACGCAGGCGGCGGAGCGGTACTATCGGGAGAACCCCGATGCGGGGCTGATCTTCGGCATGGATGGCGAACTCTACCGGTACATCAAGCAGGCGGTCTCGCACGAATAG